CGGTGATGCCATTGCCGGTGCTTTTCTCGGCGTAGAAGCGGATCAGCTCGCCAACGGTGTGGCCTTCCATGATGAAGTCACGCAACCATTCAAACATGGCTTTCGAGCCTTTTGGCTCGGCGGGCAGGCGCTCCAGCGGGAAGGGCTGGTCGAGCGCCACGCCGGAAAGATCGGCTTCCAGAAATTCTCCCAGCATCCAGCGGCCCACATCGGGGTGCAGGTTGTCGATCAGGAAATCGACCTTGGCTTGCGCCTCGGCTTTGGTTTCGCCAACGTTGACCACCAAGCCGGGCATCAACTTGAGATCGTTGGTAGAGCGGCCATATTTGGCCATGCGGCCTTTGATATTGTCGGCAAAAGCCTTGTTGCGCTCCAGATTGGAGGCGAGGCTGAAGACGATTTCGGCGGTGCGGGCCGCCAGTTCCATGCCCGCTTCCGAGCCACCGGCTTGCGCAATCACCGGGCGGCCTTGGGGGCTTGCTGCAATGTTGAGCGGGCCGCGCACCTGAAAATGCTTGCCCTTATGGTTCAGCGTGTGCAGCTTTTCTTTGTCGTGGTAAAGCCCGTTGGCCTTGTCCAACACCAGCGCATCTTGCTCAAAACTGTCCCACAGGCCAAAGACGACATCGACGAACTCCGAGCCGCGCTCGTAGCGTTCCGCATGGGGCGGCAGGCCCTCGAAGCCGTAATTATAGCCGGTCTCATCATGGTCGGAGGTCACGACATTCCAGCAGGCGCGGCCACCGCTCAAATGATCGATGGAGGCGAAAATGCGGGCAATGTTAAACGGCTCGTAATAGCTGGTGGAGGCGGTGGCGACAAAGCCGAGCTTTTCCGTGAGCACGGACAGCGCCGAAATCAGCGACAGCGGCTCAAACCGGTTCATCTTGGTGGGTGAGCGCGCCAGCGCATCGGCATCGCCAATGGCGGCGGCGGGAGAATCGGCCAAAAACATGAA
This portion of the Allorhizobium ampelinum S4 genome encodes:
- a CDS encoding LLM class flavin-dependent oxidoreductase, coding for MARTDTLKLGTFVYTFGFNPAAWRHPDADVQGANKIDHLLNVAKISEAAKFDFMFLADSPAAAIGDADALARSPTKMNRFEPLSLISALSVLTEKLGFVATASTSYYEPFNIARIFASIDHLSGGRACWNVVTSDHDETGYNYGFEGLPPHAERYERGSEFVDVVFGLWDSFEQDALVLDKANGLYHDKEKLHTLNHKGKHFQVRGPLNIAASPQGRPVIAQAGGSEAGMELAARTAEIVFSLASNLERNKAFADNIKGRMAKYGRSTNDLKLMPGLVVNVGETKAEAQAKVDFLIDNLHPDVGRWMLGEFLEADLSGVALDQPFPLERLPAEPKGSKAMFEWLRDFIMEGHTVGELIRFYAEKSTGNGITGTPTEIADFMEEWFQAGAADGFILMLPTLPASLNDFVRLVLPELRRRGLFREEYEGNTLRENLGLSMPVNRYVAARNGGVAK